The following proteins come from a genomic window of Sorex araneus isolate mSorAra2 chromosome 1, mSorAra2.pri, whole genome shotgun sequence:
- the SREK1IP1 gene encoding protein SREK1IP1 isoform X1 — MCGTPLLSRPPPRSWREWLGPRVRRRAASPPETASADTGVPARRSQGLPRLSPRYPGAGCNKDSVRAGCKKCGYPGHLTFECRNFLRVDPKRDIVLDVSSTSSEESDEENEELNKLQALQEKRINEEEEKKRVKSKEKIKLKKKRKRSYSSSSIEEETSKQKKQKYQKKEKKKEKKNKSKKGKHHKKDKKKRKRERHSPNPNSSEISKK, encoded by the exons ATGTGCGGGACGCCCCTgctctcccgcccacccccgcggAGCTGGCGGGAATGGTTGGGCCCACGGGTGCGGCGGCGAGCTGCCTCCCCGCCGGAAACTGCATCCGCGGACACCGGGGTTCCCGCGCGTCGCTCCCAGGGCCTGCCCCGGCTGTCACCGAGGTACCCCGGCGCAG GTTGCAACAAAGACAGTGTTCGAGCAGGCTGTAAAAAGTGTGGCTACC CTGGTCACCTGACTTTTGAATGCCGTAATTTTCTCCGAGTAGACCCTAAAAGAGACATTGTTTTGGATGTTAGTagcaccagcagtgaagaaagtgatgaagaaaatgaagaacttaATAAATTGCAAGCATTACAAGAAAAAA GAATaaatgaagaagaagagaagaaaagagtaaaaagcaaagaaaaaatcaagttgaaaaagaaaaggaaaag GTCTTATTCATCCAGTTCCATTGAAGAGGAaacttcaaaacaaaagaaacaaaaatatcagaagaaagaaaagaagaaagaaaaaaagaataagtccaaaaagggaaaacatcacaaaaaggacaaaaagaaaagaaaaagggaaaggcaTTCTCCCAACCCTAATAGTTCTGAAATTTCAAAAAAGTAA
- the SREK1IP1 gene encoding protein SREK1IP1 isoform X2 yields MAVPGCNKDSVRAGCKKCGYPGHLTFECRNFLRVDPKRDIVLDVSSTSSEESDEENEELNKLQALQEKRINEEEEKKRVKSKEKIKLKKKRKRSYSSSSIEEETSKQKKQKYQKKEKKKEKKNKSKKGKHHKKDKKKRKRERHSPNPNSSEISKK; encoded by the exons ATGGCAGTCCCAG GTTGCAACAAAGACAGTGTTCGAGCAGGCTGTAAAAAGTGTGGCTACC CTGGTCACCTGACTTTTGAATGCCGTAATTTTCTCCGAGTAGACCCTAAAAGAGACATTGTTTTGGATGTTAGTagcaccagcagtgaagaaagtgatgaagaaaatgaagaacttaATAAATTGCAAGCATTACAAGAAAAAA GAATaaatgaagaagaagagaagaaaagagtaaaaagcaaagaaaaaatcaagttgaaaaagaaaaggaaaag GTCTTATTCATCCAGTTCCATTGAAGAGGAaacttcaaaacaaaagaaacaaaaatatcagaagaaagaaaagaagaaagaaaaaaagaataagtccaaaaagggaaaacatcacaaaaaggacaaaaagaaaagaaaaagggaaaggcaTTCTCCCAACCCTAATAGTTCTGAAATTTCAAAAAAGTAA